From Ailuropoda melanoleuca isolate Jingjing chromosome 8, ASM200744v2, whole genome shotgun sequence, a single genomic window includes:
- the GLUL gene encoding glutamine synthetase isoform X2, with product MATSASSHLNKGIKQLYMSLPQGEKVQAMYIWIDGTGEGLRCKTRTLDSEPKCIEELPEWNFDGSSTFQSEGSNSDMYLVPAAMFRDPFRKDPNKLVFCEVFKYNRKPAETNLRHTCKRIMDMVSNQHPWFGMEQEYTLMGTDGHPFGWPSNGFPGPQGPYYCGVGADKAYGRDIVEAHYRACLYAGIKIAGTNAEVMPAQWEFQIGPCEGIDMGDHLWVARFILHRVCEDFGVIATFDPKPIPGNWNGAGCHTNFSTKAMREENGLKYIEESIEKLSKRHHYHIRAYDPKGGLDNARRLTGFHETSNINDFSAGVANRGASIRIPRTVGQEKKGYFEDRRPSANCDPFSVTEALIRTCLLNETGDEPFQYKN from the exons ATGGCCACCTCCGCGAGTTCCCACCTGAACAAAGGCATCAAGCAGTTGTATATGTCCCTGCCTCAGGGCGAAAAAGTGCAAGCTATGTATATTTGGATCGACGGGACTGGAGAAGGATTACGTTGCAAGACCCGGACCTTGGACAGTGAGCCCAAGTGTATAGAAG AGTTGCCTGAGTGGAATTTTGATGGCTCTAGTACCTTTCAGTCTGAAGGCTCCAACAGTGACATGTATCTTGTCCCTGCTGCCATGTTTCGGGACCCTTTCCGCAAGGACCCCAACAAGCTGGTGTTCTGTGAAGTCTTCAAGTACAACCGAAAGCCTGCAG agaCCAATTTGAGGCATACCTGTAAACGGATAATGGACATGGTGAGCAATCAGCATCCTTGGTTTGGAATGGAACAGGAATATACGCTCATGGGCACAGATGGTCACCCTTTTGGTTGGCCTTCCAATGGCTTCCCTGGGCCCCAAG GTCCATACTACTGTGGTGTGGGAGCTGACAAAGCCTATGGCAGGGATATCGTGGAGGCTCACTATCGGGCCTGCTTGTACGCCGGCATCAAGATCGCTGGGACAAATGCTGAGGTCATGCCTGCCCAG TGGGAATTCCAGATAGGACCCTGTGAAGGAATCGACATGGGAGATCATCTCTGGGTGGCCCGTTTCATCTTGCATCGTGTATGTGAAGACTTTGGAGTGATAGCGACCTTTGATCCTAAGCCCATTCCTGGGAACTGGAATGGTGCGGGCTGCCACACCAACTTCAGCACCAAGGCCATGCGAGAGGAGAATGGTCTGAA GTACATTGAGGAGTCCATCGAGAAACTGAGCAAGCGGCACCACTACCACATCCGAGCCTACGATCCCAAGGGAGGCCTGGATAACGCCCGGCGCCTGACTGGATTCCATGAAACATCCAACATCAACGACTTTTCCGCCGGCGTGGCCAACCGTGGTGCTAGCATCCGCATTCCCCGGACTGTCGGCCAGGAGAAGAAGGGTTACTTTGAAGACCGTCGCCCCTCTGCCAACTGTGACCCCTTTTCAGTGACAGAAGCCCTCATCCGCACGTGTCTTCTCAACGAAACTGGCGACGAACCCTTCCAGTACAAAAACTAA
- the LOC100466984 gene encoding transmembrane epididymal protein 1A → MGTFIGHVYPGLFLILYALYQAIVVSKAVIFKDSLLDRSCHPRKEGRWARLWKISYGGLLKMVTGSILIAYEISCIKGGLILMNRELPPRFMYPKQWQHLTMFILLTLNGCVDVMSKNLLPRRCVLLEKCTLALTFYVLLLLLTSHAQDSTGIELQTHCLLILVVFLLMLVLTIELWTPDTFHLLLIETFLFLMMGSWLIQAGFILYKPVTGYPWQDDDISDIMFVTTFFCWHVMINALCLLGIYGISSLWYRRYCPSLKLRGSKEAPHHKGSLYKLLQGVEQSEKEDQALLLSKSSS, encoded by the coding sequence ATGGGAACCTTTATTGGTCATGTGTACCCAGGATTATTTCTAATCTTATATGCACTGTATCAGGCAATAGTAGTCTCCAAAGCTGTGATATTCAAAGACTCTCTCCTGGATCGTTCATGCCATCctaggaaggagggaagatgggCCAGGCTGTGGAAAATATCCTACGGAGGTTTGCTGAAGATGGTGACTGGCTCCATCTTGATAGCTTACGAGATCAGTTGCATTAAAGGAGGATTGATACTGATGAACAGAGAGTTGCCACCGAGATTTATGTACCCCAAACAGTGGCAGCACCTCACCATGTTCATCCTCCTCACCCTCAATGGCTGTGTAGATGTCATGAGCAAGAACTTGCTGCCTCGGAGGTGTGTGCTTCTAGAAAAATGCACCCTGGCCCTGACCTTCTACGTGCTCCTGCTGCTGTTGACATCACATGCCCAGGACTCAACAGGGATAGAGCTTCAGACACACTGTCTGCTCATCTTGGTGGTGTTCCTATTGATGCTGGTGTTGACTATAGAGCTGTGGACTCCTGACACATTTCACCTCTTGCTGATTGAGACTTTTCTGTTTCTGATGATGGGCTCCTGGCTGATACAGGCGGGCTTTATTCTGTACAAGCCAGTCACTGGCTACCCATGGCAGGATGATGACATCAGCGACATCATGTTTGTCACCACCTTCTTCTGTTGGCATGTGATGATCAATGCTTTGTGTCTGCTGGGAATCTATGGCATCTCTTCCCTTTGGTATCGTCGTTACTGTCCCAGCTTGAAGCTGAGGGGATCCAAAGAAGCCCCACATCACAAGGGATCCCTCTACAAATTGCTGCAGGGAGTGGAGCAGTCCGAGAAAGAAGACCAGGCTCTTCTCCTTTCAAAAAGCTCTTCCTGA
- the GLUL gene encoding glutamine synthetase isoform X1 encodes MDQREPSENQERRERNSKRRRAREGYPNDPIDLLWLGTTSTMATSASSHLNKGIKQLYMSLPQGEKVQAMYIWIDGTGEGLRCKTRTLDSEPKCIEELPEWNFDGSSTFQSEGSNSDMYLVPAAMFRDPFRKDPNKLVFCEVFKYNRKPAETNLRHTCKRIMDMVSNQHPWFGMEQEYTLMGTDGHPFGWPSNGFPGPQGPYYCGVGADKAYGRDIVEAHYRACLYAGIKIAGTNAEVMPAQWEFQIGPCEGIDMGDHLWVARFILHRVCEDFGVIATFDPKPIPGNWNGAGCHTNFSTKAMREENGLKYIEESIEKLSKRHHYHIRAYDPKGGLDNARRLTGFHETSNINDFSAGVANRGASIRIPRTVGQEKKGYFEDRRPSANCDPFSVTEALIRTCLLNETGDEPFQYKN; translated from the exons ATGGACCAGCGGGAGCCCTCGGAGAACCAGGAGAGGCGCGAGCGCAACTCCAAAAGGAGAAGGGCCAGGGAGGGCTACCCCAACGATCCGATTGACCTCCTGTGGCTGGG AACAACGTCCACCATGGCCACCTCCGCGAGTTCCCACCTGAACAAAGGCATCAAGCAGTTGTATATGTCCCTGCCTCAGGGCGAAAAAGTGCAAGCTATGTATATTTGGATCGACGGGACTGGAGAAGGATTACGTTGCAAGACCCGGACCTTGGACAGTGAGCCCAAGTGTATAGAAG AGTTGCCTGAGTGGAATTTTGATGGCTCTAGTACCTTTCAGTCTGAAGGCTCCAACAGTGACATGTATCTTGTCCCTGCTGCCATGTTTCGGGACCCTTTCCGCAAGGACCCCAACAAGCTGGTGTTCTGTGAAGTCTTCAAGTACAACCGAAAGCCTGCAG agaCCAATTTGAGGCATACCTGTAAACGGATAATGGACATGGTGAGCAATCAGCATCCTTGGTTTGGAATGGAACAGGAATATACGCTCATGGGCACAGATGGTCACCCTTTTGGTTGGCCTTCCAATGGCTTCCCTGGGCCCCAAG GTCCATACTACTGTGGTGTGGGAGCTGACAAAGCCTATGGCAGGGATATCGTGGAGGCTCACTATCGGGCCTGCTTGTACGCCGGCATCAAGATCGCTGGGACAAATGCTGAGGTCATGCCTGCCCAG TGGGAATTCCAGATAGGACCCTGTGAAGGAATCGACATGGGAGATCATCTCTGGGTGGCCCGTTTCATCTTGCATCGTGTATGTGAAGACTTTGGAGTGATAGCGACCTTTGATCCTAAGCCCATTCCTGGGAACTGGAATGGTGCGGGCTGCCACACCAACTTCAGCACCAAGGCCATGCGAGAGGAGAATGGTCTGAA GTACATTGAGGAGTCCATCGAGAAACTGAGCAAGCGGCACCACTACCACATCCGAGCCTACGATCCCAAGGGAGGCCTGGATAACGCCCGGCGCCTGACTGGATTCCATGAAACATCCAACATCAACGACTTTTCCGCCGGCGTGGCCAACCGTGGTGCTAGCATCCGCATTCCCCGGACTGTCGGCCAGGAGAAGAAGGGTTACTTTGAAGACCGTCGCCCCTCTGCCAACTGTGACCCCTTTTCAGTGACAGAAGCCCTCATCCGCACGTGTCTTCTCAACGAAACTGGCGACGAACCCTTCCAGTACAAAAACTAA